Within Solea solea chromosome 1, fSolSol10.1, whole genome shotgun sequence, the genomic segment CTCTCTCTGGTCATGTGACATTCTGCCGCTGCCCTCGGTCAGAGACgcacaagacaaacagaaaaacacgtcacacagacagaagatAACAAACATTTTAGTGTTTGCCGGCAGTAAAGGTGTTGACGTGGAAGCTGAGGACACATCTAAAGCTACGTAGCCTTCTAGCCTATAGCTGTAACTGCAAGCACTCACAGACAATAACATGGGGAAGAAGTGCTAACCTTCCGTGTGTCTTTTCAGGCCTCGCAGGTTAAATGATGACAAAGTCAGCTTTAGTTTCTGATCATTTCTGATGCAACAACAGTGAACAATGAAGTCAGATGTAGCCTAACCATTAGTCTCAAACATGAGattgtttttccaaatatgaCCTCGAAGCGCCACCTTGTGGTGTAATCTTTATTAGTTTATGTGAGATTTTCAAAAGGTTAGACCAGGTTAGACTCATAATGTTTGGTTCAACGTTTGAACAGTTTCAtctttataatatatttaaagtaTAAAACATTAATCACTTATCTGGGTTGTCATATGAAGCGCTGTTGTCTAAATTGTGCACATTTGTCATCAGGTCAACATGGTATCATGTTTTCCACATGCTGTACACATGTAatgcaacaaacacatgttttattatttatttacatttcatcatgttttgttatttgtgtaaaGAACAAATATGTGGTTCATTCCAAAATAATGATCTATGGTTTTATTCCacctttaaatgaagaaaagtcatcaaaatgtaatcaaatgtaATTCTGAGTTCTATTACTTTGAGAAAGTCATTCAAATAGTTACACTACTATTACATTTTGTAATTATAACCAACTACATTTCCAAAGTAATCTTCCCAACACTGACTGTGAGGATGTGCTGATTTCCAGACTTTGTTTTTGGTAATATGCCAACACAGTCAACAATAACCTGTTCAAAAGGTTCTCCGCCAACCGGTATGGGCTTTAATGGAGCGACAGGAAGAACCTGATTTGGTTTGCCAGTAACGTGGCATGTGTGGCATGAACggcaacattttgtcacatctGATTTCAGACCAGGCCAGAAAAAGATGTATGTTTTCTGAATACCTAAATGACCGGACATGCTATGATCATGAGCTAAACGCAGAACATGAGCTCGTAACGGCTGGGGCACCACGACCTGTGTTACAGACTCAGATGAAGAACCAGAGTTTGGTGTCCAGTGATGCATTAAAACACCATCATCAGTCAGGTAACATGCAGACTtctcacacttttatttttaacaagaagaaaacaagggGACAAAGTTACATCAGTTTCTTTCGCACTAATTTGCTCATCTTTGTTTACAGAAAGTGACAAAGGCTGAAGCTCCACAACCTCAGGAACAGAAACAGTTTCATTACTGTCAGCAGGAAGTAGTGTACTGTGGGGtttcagtaaaacacacacacacacaaccacaaaatACACTATCATGCACTATATGCACTCACAccaacgagacagttgatctgcaacaagcacacgcacaccactgtgCATTATAACAGCTCGAGGCTACAGCAGCATCACCACCACATTTTCTGTTCTGTCACTCAGCAACTGGatttcacaaaaacaagcttccacataagcataggcgtcagatACGCCGGGGTCATGTCCCAGCACTTCTACacttttatcaatttatcatcaACAACTGTGGAAGCAATtaaactgatgacatcacacgcATGGTACCGCCCCtgaactgaggaggaggagtcaaagaaaaacaagacgagtgatgatggtgatgctgatgatgatgatgatgaagaagatgatggtgatgtgatgatgaagatggtgatgattaagattaagatgaagatgacacacatatatataaactactatatataaaaaatataggATTTGCGATAAAGAAACATTTCAGCAAGTACAAATatgaacatgttctactttaGCATGGTCAATACCACTATTCACCACAAGAGGTCTCTCTACACCACAACAAGAGGTTTAATGTGCGCTcatgttcataaacagaaataagacacagtgaaaatgttttatacacaaactctgtaacaaacaaaaaactgaaaatatacagcaactataactgtaataataataatgacaggaaacaatgacacaaacactttttttctgaaactttgttacatttatttgtttttttttgtcttttgatggaaataaaatgagtttgttgATTTAAAGTTGGTTCTGATgccagtaaataaaaaatatgagtaAGAACAGAACCACAAGTCCAAATGTCCTCTAGGGGTCAGTGTATGTGGACGTCTgttaactcactcactctcccacaccaaggtccatagagaaaatcagtgattttaacatcacagcacacaggagttgttgatccactgctgcctccatcactaagttcaaatgtcttattttgtcacttcagtgtttgaaatatttcatttagacttaacgcagtgacacaaagtgaccacatgaggcagcagaggaccagcagctcctgtgtccccaccagctaaaatcactgattttctctatggggtttggtgcagggagagtgagtgtgtgtgtgtgtgtgtgtgtgtgtgtgtgtgtgtgtgacgtcatgaTGGTGAGAAGAGAAGATCAATCAGCCATGTTTGGACCTTCTCTGGTTTGTGAGGACTGTGATCACAAAGAGTCCAGAGCTGAAAACCAGACTCTTCACGATGAGCAGTGAGTAGAACAGAACCAGCAACCGGACCTGGAACTGAGACGGTGGAGGAGAAGACGGTGGAGGAGAAGATGGTGGAGGAGAAGACGGTGGAGGAGAAGATGTTGGAGGAGAAGACGGTGGAGGAGAAGATGTTGGAGGAGAAGACGGTGGAGGAAGAGCAGAAACTTCTGTAAAGATTCAAACAGACTTGGTGTCAGAGTCTTTGTCTACGTTCACGCTCTACGTTTGTTTTCAGGacgtttttatactttttacactttttactgAAGAGTTTTAGAAATTTCaacttttgactttattttatcaccatttttaacttaaagttttaattttgaattgaaatgttaaatgtctgattttattttgtaaaaacaaactttacgTACATGTTAAAgtgctacatacagtatatgtataagataaatcaaatcattttattaCCTTGTTCTACCTGAGCCTCCACTGTTCCTCCCTCGTGTCTGACGTAGCAGCGATATTTATACGCGTACAGAGCGTCATGACGGACCAGCCTGATGGCGGCGACGTGTCCCCACTCTCTGAGCTGCAGTTGCTCTCCCTCCTCAGCAGGGGGCAGCTCCTCCTGACGACCGCCCTCCTTCCTCCGTCTCTTCCAGAAGAACTGGACCGGAGGAGGAGACATGGCCGAGGCCATGCACAGCAGGGAGCTCCGCCCCTCCAGGGAGCTCCGCCCCTCCAGGGACACTGCTGGGTACACGGTCAACACTGGCGCCACCACCGGGTCATCTGAAGCAGTAAAAACATATGAAACAGAAatgatatgaataataatataatgtattatatttgtCATCTACTGTATGAATAAAACTACGCTTTTTCGATGGTAGAGTTAAAAAGATGGCGGCATGCATGGATGCAGTGTTTTAGTGTTTGTTCAGGTACTTTGTGTTTACGTCCGTGTGAACGTAGTGTAACGTCTGTATTGACTACAAGATACAGTCGCCGCTGTTTGTTCGATATAAAGAAGGacacaaaacaccacaacaatCAGGAAGTGACAGAGAAACTTCAGGGCCTAGGACTTCTCCGGGCTACTGTCACATCACCAGACCCGCACGCTACATCTCACCCAGAGAGGAGGCGTCAGAAGCGGTGTGAAAGGAAGCAGAAGCGAGGCAAGCAAGGAGGCATCCAAGCTAGGCTGGCAGCTAGCCCACACTGACCAGCGATACCATCCCTCATTACAGCAAATATACGCTCAGTGGACAATAAAATGGATCACATACAGCTTCTGAGATCTGTGCAGTGTGATGTGAGAGACTgttgtgttgtcattttcacCGAGACATGACTACATGACAACATCCTGGACTCCACTATCCAGCTGGCACGGCGAACACTGACCAACAGCTTCATCCATCAGGCTGTCAGGATGCTGAACTCTATGCACTACCTCCctttacactttattttttatcttttgcaCCTGCACTGTTGCATAATTGTGGTATCTGCTGCTACCATTACATatcctgttgcttttttttttatattatcttATTTCAAACTTTTAAACTTGTGCCGACGAGAGATGATCAACAGTATtttgatttttctgtgtgtcctgtacataggaaaaataaaagtctttgaatCTTGAACATATAAGTGACATATGTGACAATATCAGTGTCATACATGTcataaatgacatttacatacatttacttTGCTGTACGTCGTCTTCTATGTTATCATCAGATCAAAGTTCATGGGATCATATTCTTTAATTTAAGACATTTCAAATACAACTTTAACTAAAAtacaaatcatatttaaaataactttattttaaagtcaatcATTTACATAGTGATGAATATAGTATAATATCAGAAAATATAAGAATGAACAGGAATGACTgctacaattattattatttatattctttatatttttcatgtattttggtttgaaaacagtgaaaaataaataataatattttaacctcaacagaaacaaacctcctgttttatcagattttctttcattttacgACCAAACGTCGTTATTTTACTGTCTTTAAACTGAATAATTACTCTTTAGAAATATTGAATTCTActtgtatgattttttttgtcagtaaatTTCACAGAAATTGCTTCATAATAAAAAACTGTCTGTAAATGAAAAAGTTACCAAAACATTAaccatgatttattttgtttacatatcaaatgaattattttgtatttcagtctaaaatgtgttaaatatacaaaatgaaTAATCTCATGATTCATTTCTTTACActttaagtttaaataaattctacactttaacaaacataataaatatttatgGTCACGTAAAGAATATTATcatcagaaaacagaaacaatcaaaatacaaacatatttgaatatatattattaaactataaatatatgagttatataaacatttatcaTTGTTAATATATGTCACAGAGAAATCAACACTATTATATTAATCACATTTCTATGTTACACAGTTTTAagtcaataatataatattattatatgtatCATGATGCAGGTTATACTTTTGTATTTGtcttattatgattattatttaacatgatTTGTATAATTACTGTGTCATAATGTGTTCAAATGAACGTATGAATGTACAGTGTTAACATGAATACACTCATAAAACATAATAAGTGAGAATCAGAGAGAATCTAAACTTTGTTCTTGACGACAAATTAacttaaaaacaatattaatctTTTAGAGATTTGTagggaaatatgaaatataaacttTATAGTTTATTGataattctgtatttatctGTGTTGAATTATAAGGATCAACATTTAAACCTTTTACTACAGAAAACAGAcgaatgttattattaataagattAATATGGATTATTATGATCATACAAATTAAAagtaatcattttttaaatataattattagtttttgtacaaaatcatgtaaaaatgtttacaGTTAAATCAGGACAGTTGACAGCAGaacaaattcatttatttcagttttatttatttatttattcctcttttcagtttgttttcaacTGAATTTGATTTTACTGAACAgaatttcttattattttatagaCTGTCATGTTTTAGATCGTACTTTCTGAAtccattttattcatttgtattttctttgttatattaatgtctttatttctcatttattgATGTATTTTGATCGTTCGTGATTGTTTTTTCAGTCGATTACTGAGATCTACGATCGCGTTTCCTCACGTCCTCaatttgtcttttctgtttttttctgctacatttgtgacATGTTTGAATTTCATGATTTATTTCTATGGTTATGTTTTTAGACGCCTAATTATACTTCTCTTTGCACCAAATAGGACTTGTATCACATCAAGACACTAAacgagtgaatgagtgaaaacttTGTTCAGCTAAACTTTGATAAGAGCGAGGCGGTCGTTATCGGCCGAAACTTAACACGCACTCATGTTtccaaacatgtttaatataaataagaaGCGCAGAAATCCATCAAATAAAACACCTCCATCTGCTTCACTTTCATGTTTAACAActgttgtttctgtctgtgctTCGTTCacagtgtttgactttgtttctttgtgacCAAATCATAAAAATACCACCactaaaaacacttaacaataAGGGAATATTAACTTACATTACTTAATGCTTTTATAAGCATTTACTAACagttcattcatgttttaacGTAACATTCATTAATGTGAATGAGGTGATTCAAGGGTCTATAAAGCTACTGATAATGTCAGTAATAACAGTTAATTAAAGCTTTAAGT encodes:
- the LOC131466749 gene encoding uncharacterized protein LOC131466749 translates to MVLLRAAALCCLCSALVAMAAELIQEQLSLTRRVGETASFSCGGLDLCGDYVFWFQKKETETFTVILDIDRDTGEVDSDYNHPQKEDFTAQMNNNNKICELKINKVQSSHSASYYCSCYYYDDSHSEKSFLLIFGSGTKLYVTDDPVVAPVLTVYPAVSLEGRSSLEGRSSLLCMASAMSPPPVQFFWKRRRKEGGRQEELPPAEEGEQLQLREWGHVAAIRLVRHDALYAYKYRCYVRHEGGTVEAQVEQEVSALPPPSSPPTSSPPPSSPPTSSPPPSSPPPSSPPPSSPPPSQFQVRLLVLFYSLLIVKSLVFSSGLFVITVLTNQRRSKHG